The genomic segment TGTCATTTTGTGAACgtatttttcttgaaattttgtttattattagaAAGACTTAAATACTTgttttgtgaaagaaaaagcattttttatttagaatCTGAACCagacaaaagcaaagaaagacaTCATTGTCATGATACGATAAAAGGAAATATAAGATCCTTATTGAGgcagaagtaaataaaaatgaaagcaaTTCAAAcctaaaatgttattatttctTGAACTTTCCCTGTAGATCCACGACAATCCTAGGGTCCAACTGGAACGCCCTTGCAAGAATACTTGGGTTTATGGCTAAGTTAGACCCAAACACGGTGTTGGCAATAGTGATGACACCTGGGTTCTGGCTGCTTAGAGCGGCGAATGCAACCGCTGGTGAATGACCAATGTTTGCTTGGAAATGGATGAGTCCCTCTGGAAACACAAATACATCACCTGCGTTGAGTGTTTTAGAGATGAGGCGATTGTCTGGGTTTGATGTTACAAACCCAACGAGAAGTGTCCCTTCCCCAACAACCAAGATCTCGGTGGCACGTGGGTGGGTGTGAGGTGGGTTCTGTCCACCAACTCCATAATCAATACGGACAATTGAGATTCCAAGGGTGTTTAACCCTGGAAGGTTGTTAACATTGACGGCTGTCACATTTGATCTGACTGCATTATTGACGGGTCTTGCATTGTGAAGCCCTGAGAAAAAGAAATCATCCGCGGTCGCGAGCTTTGGGTCTTTGCAGAACTTTCCGTTAACAAAAACTGAACAGAGTAGCCAAAGTAAAAAAGAGTGTAAGAAATGGGAAAATAATGTacaagtgaaagtaaaaataattaggAAGTGATCATGTACATACCACCGTCTGCTGGGGTGTTGACACCAACGCAGAAGTCTTGAAGAGGGCTTGGATCAGAAGCAATGGATAATGGAAGTGTTATAGCCAACAGAGATAGAACTGCAAGAAATGAGAGACTCTTCATCGCCATATAGTTTTTTGAAGGGCGGtagggtttttttgtttcttgaataAGTTTGTAGTGAAGAGGTAATAAACTTATGATACATATAAACCTCAATTTATAGATGAGTTTACGTGTTGAACTAGTCCATATAGTCCATACACTTGCAAATCCAAGAAATTAACTAATGAATTTGACATTTGAATTggttaaattatttacattttctttcctCGACCACATGTATGTGTTATGGTGGTAATATTTAAATTCCACAACACTAGAAAattcaaacttcaaaaaaaaaatatttattctcCAACGAATTCATGATGCATTTGAAGTTTGAAATGGCAAGTGTTAGcgataatatataattcaacaAATTATAGGTTAAAGACTGAATTCGTTGAGTGATTCTTCTTTCCTCAATTTGTCAATTTATTTTCACTGACTCGAACAAAGGTCAATGTGAACGTGCTGGGGTTTGTTAAAATGTTGATAAGACACGACAGAATCAACCAATATAATAGTATGTACTATGGATTCTAAGAGTAGTAGTACAGATATAAGAAGACCGAGCTATTTTGAAGAATATGTTACCCTTCCCacatctatattattaaagcagaagtactctctagagtaaaaatggaccatgagttggttttggtaggtttttcattaaaaataattagagaatcacaaaatttaatctaattaacctatagtttcaATTTCTTTAAATGACGAAAATACCCTTGGTCGATCACTTAAAAAATTGCCGGGTCAGGACGCGGATTTTTACATATCCGactacagaaggaaaaaaacccgcgaatctgtttgtactccagaataatattttacggatccagtatattatttcattcaagattagttatttaagatcccaaacagagttattcgttataggcaaacactctgatttcattttcctttaagGTATTTAAATGGAAACcgtaaattttaattaccaaaaatttggatatttccttaattaccgagattgatcttaacagataatcttttaaaaggaatatttagtgattcagttaaatctttaaaaacgaATATTCAAGTTACCAAATCTGACTAAATTGCTTGATTTccgatattataatatttccttaacaaaattatagtaattaattgtgagtagtatagatagaaagaattaaaaacgtagaaattatatatatgtaaagttgtaaactaatttacagaaaaggtgtactgtatatcccacatcgactaaatattttggaatatggttcataatcactataaatatgtgactaaaatgttttgattacaaatgagcaggaaacttgatttatcaggtatccaaatttaacagtttaatttggttctatatttgagaatatttaaacttttaaaaagtaaacatattataatatatatacgttttttaagaagtttaagatattataaatatttaaatttttatagaatgtttaaattattataaatatttgaactccgtcgaaagtttaaaatattataatatatttaaagtctataaaatatttaagtaattttaatattttaattcttaaaaatttaaaatataaaatttttttgagttaaatccgttaaaatatgtaattttttcaaGCTATAAATTAAACCATGGAAGCAGagtgtgtctatcctcttacaaaactactatccaatattgcggagtgtctattctcttacaaaactacgtACTATCTACTATTGTGGTGTGTTTGTTTCCGTGAAaaactacattttacaaactacttactctattaggatttccaatttactgtataaccccaaatatataaataaacactatataaacaaagaaaataaatcaaaataaaaaactatattacaaaagtacaaattacagaaaaaataactaacaaaatatataatcccgtgctgtagcacgggtatCACCTAGTACTATATAATTGCTTAGGTGATATGGTATAAAACCGagttatttcctttttttttactctttgactttcttcttctttgactcTTTAAACGAGAAAAAGAGTCTTTTAAACTTAAGCCACTTAATTAGAAACTTAAGCCACTTAATTAGCACGaataggaaaacaaataaaaactgatTTGAGATCATGCATGACAATACACATAATGCTAAAGGATATAacatatgatgaggttaaaCGAAACATGACTTAACGACCACATAATATGACAAcactactttttgtttttgattggaTTTGGATCAACAGAAATAATTTGGTTTCTCTAGTTGCTTTTAAAAAATCGgaaaatttcaacaaaagaCTAAATGATATTACATGTAAATGACAGGTCACCACAAATGTTAGAGTTCTGCCCTATAAATTTTTGTAGTACtgttgaattaaaaaaaaaaaaccattttcaaaatattaagttaAGCTTTGAAAAATTCTCCCGTTATGAAACTTATAGACCCAATCAACATTTGCATCTGGAAGGTTAATATTAGATAATATTCTAACCCACTTACGACATGTTTCAGTACTCTGCACCAATCAATCTATTGCTACTATCCGTACGGGTCcatatataatttgttgtaATTAACAAGGGAAATTCTTGGGTTCCCTTATCCACCCCcttaaattaaggaaacaaatcttaattaaataaataaattctgtAGATCAACCaatttaaaccctaactattatttataaacttaaaagaatatataattttgtttaattgtaaaatctaaaccctaaacactcttttataaactcaaaccgacatataatttcgtttaattgtaaaatttaaattctaaccactcatttgtaaacccaaaccaacatataatttcgtttaattataaaatctaaatcctaaccactaacttgtaaacccaaaccgacatatatatttttttttattgtaaaatctaaatcctaaccactaacttgtaaactcaaaccgacatataattctgcttaattataaaatctaaatcctaatcattcttttataaactcaaaccgatatataattttaaaaatttaaaatttaaaccctaattctcttttataaacccaaaccgacctaattacattaataaaatatctacataatttgtttcgtTAATTTGGTTTgtccttttattttaattttgatttattttttaaatatgttatgacgtaacatattgttgtattctgattggttaattaagaagGGGTAAATGAGAGTTGTTCAATTAACAAAGAGTCGACTTTCATATACTTTTGTTGTAATTAACAAAGGACTTTCATATACTTTTGTTGTAATTACCAAAAGTCTATGACTCGGTTAATAACATAATTTAGTCGTCGTAATTAAATTCATCACAAAATATATTACCTGATAGACTTTAATACATTTTTCTGTAATTCTGTTTAGGTAAAAACTCCATCAGAAAAGATCCTTTTCGTGaacttccaaaataaaattttaaatacaaatttatctctctttttttctgtgttaaagaatttatcttttcaacacataaaaatattgattcattTATAATTAGATCAAGGTAAAACAAATGACTAATGCCATTATGATTAGCGGATAATACAAGATCCTTATTCAGATGAAGGTACATAAAAATGAAAGCAATTCAAAAGCacaatgttattattttttgaacttAGTCTGTAGATCCATGACAGTCCTAGCGTCCAACTGGAACGCCCTCGCAAGAACATTCGGGTCTATTGCTGGGTTAGACCCAAACACGGTGTCGGCAATAGTGATGACACCAGGGTTTTGGCTGCTTAAACCAGCGAATGCAAGCGCGGGATATTTCCCAACGTTCGCTTGGAAATGAACGAGTCCCTCTGGAAACACAAACACATCACCCTCGTTGAGTACTTTAGATATGAGGCGGTTTTCGGGGTTTGACGTGACAAACCCTACTAGAAGGGTTCCGTGTGCGACATACAAAATCTCCGAGGCGCGTGGGTGGGTGTGAGGTGGGTTCTGTCCGTTAACTGCGTAATCAATACGGACAATAGAGATTCCAAGGGTGTTTAACCCTGGAATCTGGTTAACGTTGACGGGTGTCACAGCAGACCCAGTTTTTGCATTAGGTGTTCCTTCTTTGTTGAGCCCTCCCCGAAAGAAGTCCTCTTCAGTGACGAGCTTTGGGTCCTTACAGAACTTTCCGTTCACAAACACTGAACattataaccaaataaaaagagtGTAAGAACGTAATGCATTGTCCAAACTATCGATTACatttatgaaagaaaatatagttAAATTGATTAATATGGAGTAAACATGTACATACCACCATCTGCTGGGGTGTTGATGGCGACGCAGAAGTCCTGAAGAGGGCTTGGGTCCGAAGCAATGGTTAAGGAAAGTGTTATAGCCAAGATAGTAAGAAATGAGAGACTCTTCATggttatatatttagttgaaaggtttttgtttagattttgatGGAGAGATGATGATAAAGTTATGAGACATAGATCTCAATTTATAGATAAGTTTAGGTTGAACTGTCCGTATAATTGATGAACTTGATGTTTGAAATGgttaaaaaattatcttaattCAATTGTGCTCCGGCCTCCACACATTATGGCAttataaaagaatatatgaatCATATGCACTTGAAGTTTAGAATGGCAAGTGTTGTTGGTCAACAAGTAATAAATATGTCAGACGATATTTTTCCTCAATTTGCAATGGAAGTTACCAAAGtttgtcaaataaaaaaatcttagtgTCTGATCTTGGACACCTCATATATCCTATCGCCTATCGCCTATCACCTATCACCCATCACTTATTGGAGGTCTATTTTGGCCTATAAATCAGTCAAATTGTCAAAAGGCATTgatcaatatttaacattaatttgtgattaatttcaaaaatatcaaaagattgAAATTAATATGTGAATTAATTCTAAAATTGAAGGCAAAATCAGGAGACATTAAAAAAGAGGAGGAAGCACACGTAGAAGGGAAATATATGAATGGATAATTCTTATTGAGTATTGAGAGAAGTATTTATACAGAGTCTACaacaataaatacaatataCTTATTAACATAACTAGAGATACGTATATGATATTGACAGAGGATAATTGATCTAATGAAGATAACGATTGATCTGATCATGAATATAATTGATCTTCTATAGGATTCTGTATTCCCACGACAAAAGCCAACAgtttcctttgtaaatataCACACATCGGGCATGGGCCGGGGGGAGATGAATAGCAACACTCCAACAgcatgtgtttgttttgttcaaaaaaataaagtatatattaacTGTTGAAATTGTTGAATGATTCTTTGCCCTCaacttgttattttttacacttgaTGTCCATTGACttgaacaaaaatatcaaatgcGAATTTGTTAAGGTATTGTTTCAATGTAAAAAAAagcattgtttatttttttcttttaataaagtAAACATAGTTTGTCTGATTATTTCTTTACATGATAAGAGACGACTATATCAACCATTGTAACAGACtatatcaataattaaaaaaaaaaaaactaaactgaTATGCCCTAGTTAAAAAGAGCCGAATCCAAGCAGAGCCGGTCATAATGAAACACTTGACTTTATAACAATGCTTCACCTGCTAAGCTGATGTAAGATCCATGGATCTAATTCGTTTCCATATAAATGGACGTCATTTGATTAGTATTATTCTGTTTTTGTAACATTTCCAATTAAAGTTGAAGTTAGATTATGACACAACAACATTGATACATACTATTCGGCCAGAAGGACTTGTCATACAATTTATATGTTGCTAATACTATTATAAAGTTTTGGTCGTTGGGAAATACTTGGTAAAATATGCTATGTTTTTGTACGGCAGCTATTTATCAAAAGTCAACGAGATTAACTAAGCTGCAACCACAATATACGGAAACGTATCATAAACATATATGCGATCATGAATGATGATACTCCAATAGGATTATTCAATTTACATTGTAGAAGGACTCGTCTTCTTCAAAGAGTGTATCAAAATTACATTGTTAAAAGACTTGTTCAATAGAAAGAGGTCGTCTAGTGgataagttacaaaaaaaaatagtgaccCAGTTTTAACCAATTCATCAAaagaatttgttttaaaaaaatggccCATGCaggctctaaccaactgagctaatggCCCATTTGCTTGAGTGCTACAATCACtgcaaataattttaaaatttttgcttttgtgaaacttttttttttagtttggtcaAATTAACCAtcattttcatttcaatttATCAGTCAAAAAAGATACAAGAAAAATGTTGAAAGTATATTTCATACGGATTAGTCAAAAGAGTatacaagacaaaaacaaatgaCTACTAGTTTTTATAGCTTAGTAGTCATTTGAAAAGTAATGTATGGAAAAATAGACAATTTGAAAGTAGGATTGCTGATTAAATCTTTTATACTTGTGTAGGTGATGCAAACTAAGAACGGTGAATATTTTCAGGGTCGCAGTATTTTTCTTGACGTGGCTAAGATGAATCCATCATCTCCACCCAAGTAAATTAATTTTACTGGTTGTTATACTTACTACTAGAGTTTTAATACCATAACAGAAGACTAACCCAagagttttttatatattctagGTATGAAGACAACCTTCTACGAGAACCTAATCTGAAGCAACAGGAGGAAAAATCCGACGTGATTAGATTCTGCGGTAAGAAGACTACCTTCTCTTACGACGACAACtaatagaagaagatgaagaagcactttggtgtttttaacttttgataCATTGTAACTTGTTTATCTTACTTCGGTTTTTCTTATGTTCTAGTTAAGTTTGTCTAAACGTACGTTAAATTATGCTTAATTTTGGATGGTTTGGTAATTGGAATTAACTGTACATCATGCCTTTATTATTTACCTAAGTAAGAGCCGTATATgatttcactacaagaaaacacgcttTTGCAACAGACAATATCCCTCAAaaatttgctatggatttgCGGGTCATTTGCTACGAAGACGAGTACcctagcaaatccctcgcaaatttgcgattaATTTGAGAGGAGGAAACACTCCCTCACAAATCTATCGCAGATTTGCAACTCATTAGCGAGTAATTTATccgtagcaaatttgcgaggaagaaGTGAGAAATTTGTGAGGTCATtcggggtttagggtttagggtttaggatttagggtttagggtttgagcttaggtttaattttaaagtgAAGTTCCCAGTAAACATCAAGAGACAAAAAACATTtaagatgttgacatgtgtaaaGAAACTTTGACGTGAAGACacgaaagatatatatatatatatatatatatatatataaaaatcaatatgtGATTTACTTTCAT from the Camelina sativa cultivar DH55 chromosome 12, Cs, whole genome shotgun sequence genome contains:
- the LOC104732945 gene encoding putative germin-like protein subfamily 1 member 9 translates to MKSLSFLTILAITLSLTIASDPSPLQDFCVAINTPADGVFVNGKFCKDPKLVTEEDFFRGGLNKEGTPNAKTGSAVTPVNVNQIPGLNTLGISIVRIDYAVNGQNPPHTHPRASEILYVAHGTLLVGFVTSNPENRLISKVLNEGDVFVFPEGLVHFQANVGKYPALAFAGLSSQNPGVITIADTVFGSNPAIDPNVLARAFQLDARTVMDLQTKFKK
- the LOC104732944 gene encoding germin-like protein subfamily 1 member 11, with translation MAMKSLSFLAVLSLLAITLPLSIASDPSPLQDFCVGVNTPADGVFVNGKFCKDPKLATADDFFFSGLHNARPVNNAVRSNVTAVNVNNLPGLNTLGISIVRIDYGVGGQNPPHTHPRATEILVVGEGTLLVGFVTSNPDNRLISKTLNAGDVFVFPEGLIHFQANIGHSPAVAFAALSSQNPGVITIANTVFGSNLAINPSILARAFQLDPRIVVDLQGKFKK